The following nucleotide sequence is from candidate division WWE3 bacterium.
CAAGTAGGTTTCAAGCAGGTTTTACTCTAGTTGAACTTTTAGTAGTTATCGCTCTTATCGCCATTCTTGGTGTAGTAGCTATTGCAGCCATTAATCCCGCAGCTAAGATTCAAAGTGCTACGGACGCCAGAGCTGTGGCTAACGTCCAGGCTCTTGGGAAGGCTTTTGAAGCTTGTATTGCGGATGAAATGAGCGACACAACCAACCCCATTTCTGCGGCAGTTGCTACTAACTCTTGCTGTGGAGCTGCGGCTGCTGGTGCTTGTGTAAGTACCGGTCTCTCCACTAATAATTATGGTTATGCGACTGGATTTCCTACTGGTGTAACAGTAACCCGAGGTCCGGCTGCTGGAACGGCTATCTGTATTTCTCAGGCGATGGGTACCGGTACTGCTCCTAACAACAACACGAAATACGTCGTTGGTGGTGGTACTATTACTAAGCTTACGGCTGTATGCTCGGCCGTGTCTGGCACCTAGTTAAATTCTAATAGTGTAGATTCGCGGACAGTGGCTTTTTGCAGTCTGCGATTCTACACACAGTTAGTTATCGTAATGATTATAAATGTGACGACACTTAAATTAAATCATAAATTTCGCAATGGTTTCACTTTAGTTGAACTTTTAGTTGTTATTGCTCTAATTGCTATTTTAGGGGTGGTTGCAATTGCGGCAATTAATCCGTCTGCAAAAATAAATAGCGCCACAGATGCCAAGGCTATGGCGAATGTGGAAACTCTTGGAAAAACAATGGAGTCCTGCGTAGCAGATAGGCTAACTGCGGGACAAACAAAGGCCCAATCAATAACTGATTGTTGTGGTGCCGATGGTAGTACTGTTCCTCTTCAAACATGTACTAGTAGTGGCTCTTTAGGTAGCGGTATTGGGGTTGCTAACTACGGGTATGGGTATTCTAGCGGTTTCATAACTTTAGGTTTGACTATAAATCGATCAGTTGCCGGTGGGACCGGTCTTTGTATTTCTCAAACTCAGGGAACTGGGACTTCGCCAAATAATAATACAAAGTATGTATTGGGCGGCGGTACGCTTGTTAAAAATCAACCGGTTTGCTCTTTAGGATCTTAGGAATTAGCTATGTCAACAAACTGGGAGAGTGGTTTTACTTTGGTCGAGTTGCTGGTGGTAATGGTAATTATTGCAATCTTAGGGGTGGTAGTGTTAGTTAGTATTGATCCCACCAATAAAATAAACAGCGCGCATGATTCGCAAGCTCTCCAAAACATTAATGCTTTGGCGTTGGCTTTTGAGTCTTGTACGACTGTTGAGATTGGTAAAGATTTATCTACTAGCGCCGCGGTTGATCTTTGCTGCGGTGCTAGCGACACGGGGCCGTGTATTAGTGGCGGAACGCGTGGGCTGGGATCGTTGTTCTACGGTTTTGCCGGCGGCTTTCCAGAGTTTTCTGCTGTAAATCGTGGCCCTGCTGGTGGGACCCAAGTCTGCATGTCTCAGCCGCGAGGCAGCGATAGTAATTTTGCGACTTATGTTCTGGGTGGTGGGAATATTAGCGAAACATCTGTAAGCGGTTGCCATGATGGCATAGTCCAACCTTAATATATGACAAAAATACATTCCAAAGGCTTCACATTAGTAGAGTTGCTAGTAGTAATTGGAATTATCGCTATATTAGGCGTTGTGGCAATTACAGCTATGGATCCTGCTAAAACTCTATCGAGAGCTCGTGATGGTCGCAGGAAGACAGACATAAAAACTACTCAGGGTGCGCTTGAGTTGTATTTTAGTCAGAATCGAGCATATCCAGCAACAGCGCCTTCTAATCCCGGCCTGACTTTCGGTGATCAGTTAACAGATGGTACTAATGTTTTTATGAAAGTTTTACCTCAAGATCCATCTGCGACATGGGGCTATTGTTACACACAACTTACAGCAACGAGCTATGTGATTTGCGCTCCAGTTGAAGATGCAGGAAGTGTCTCTGTTCCTACTGGAGTGACTTCATGCATAGTTACTGCCACTAACGCTCCACCACCGCCGACAAAAGCTGGTGATTATTGCGTCACCAACCCCTTCTAGTAGAATTTCTTTTTTTAAGGTATCTTTAAAATATATCGTTTTATTTTTAAAAATTTAAATATTTAAACATTAAAAATTGATTAAAAATTACAAATTAAAAATTAAAAATTTAATCTGTTACTGGATTCCGGGTCAAGCCCGGAATGACAGGTTGTGTGGCGGGTTCACCCTAGTTGAACTATTAATTGTAATGGCGGTGATGGTGGTGATTTTTGCCGCAAAAAAACTTTGTCATTCCGGCCCCGGAGCCGGAATCCAGTAACCAAGAATGCGTAAACAAGGTTACGTCTACATTTTAGCTAGTGGTCGTAATGGGACTATTTATGTAGGAGTCACTTCTAATTTAGAAAAGAGAATGTTTGTGCACAAGGAAGGCTTGCTTAAGAAAAGCTTTACTCGTTACTATAATGTAGACAAACTAGTCTACTTCGAGCAGTATGAAAATATTAGAGATGCAATTTCTAGAGAAAAACAATTAAAAAATTGGAAGAGGTCGTGGAAGATTGATCTAATTGAAAAAGAGAATAAAGAATGGAAGGATTTATATGAA
It contains:
- a CDS encoding type II secretion system protein, with the protein product MIKDFNISLKSSRFQAGFTLVELLVVIALIAILGVVAIAAINPAAKIQSATDARAVANVQALGKAFEACIADEMSDTTNPISAAVATNSCCGAAAAGACVSTGLSTNNYGYATGFPTGVTVTRGPAAGTAICISQAMGTGTAPNNNTKYVVGGGTITKLTAVCSAVSGT
- a CDS encoding prepilin-type N-terminal cleavage/methylation domain-containing protein produces the protein MAFCSLRFYTQLVIVMIINVTTLKLNHKFRNGFTLVELLVVIALIAILGVVAIAAINPSAKINSATDAKAMANVETLGKTMESCVADRLTAGQTKAQSITDCCGADGSTVPLQTCTSSGSLGSGIGVANYGYGYSSGFITLGLTINRSVAGGTGLCISQTQGTGTSPNNNTKYVLGGGTLVKNQPVCSLGS
- a CDS encoding GIY-YIG nuclease family protein yields the protein MRKQGYVYILASGRNGTIYVGVTSNLEKRMFVHKEGLLKKSFTRYYNVDKLVYFEQYENIRDAISREKQLKNWKRSWKIDLIEKENKEWKDLYENYF
- a CDS encoding type II secretion system protein; this translates as MSTNWESGFTLVELLVVMVIIAILGVVVLVSIDPTNKINSAHDSQALQNINALALAFESCTTVEIGKDLSTSAAVDLCCGASDTGPCISGGTRGLGSLFYGFAGGFPEFSAVNRGPAGGTQVCMSQPRGSDSNFATYVLGGGNISETSVSGCHDGIVQP
- a CDS encoding prepilin-type N-terminal cleavage/methylation domain-containing protein; its protein translation is MTKIHSKGFTLVELLVVIGIIAILGVVAITAMDPAKTLSRARDGRRKTDIKTTQGALELYFSQNRAYPATAPSNPGLTFGDQLTDGTNVFMKVLPQDPSATWGYCYTQLTATSYVICAPVEDAGSVSVPTGVTSCIVTATNAPPPPTKAGDYCVTNPF